In one Nicotiana sylvestris chromosome 8, ASM39365v2, whole genome shotgun sequence genomic region, the following are encoded:
- the LOC138874792 gene encoding uncharacterized protein, which produces MDPIDEEKTSFISNRGTYCYKVMPFGIKNAGATYQTLVTKMFQKHLGKTMEVYIDDMLVKSQHSGDHISHLSDTFQILRRFNMKLNPKKCEFGVSSVNPAKIKAIKEIPNMLTNQFEWTEECQQALKNLKTYLSNPPLLAKSKVGERLLIYLAVSEVTVIAVLVREDQVTAYPLRNILHKHELSGRLAKWAIELSEYGITYPPRTAIKFQVLADFVGAGLGIVLVPPTGETIRQAIKCHSITNNEAEYEAVIEGLELARELGINQIVTKSDSHIVVNQVLGTYTTREARMQQYLEKYSIQIRMSKTSTGETPFSLVYRAESLIPVEIGEPSTRFTQASEECNDEEMWINLDLLEGRREAALIRMAAQKQVIERYYNRKARLRFFKIGDFMLKKVFQSTKAANAGKLIPTWEGPHRIHDIAGKRAYELEMMDGKILPSHWNTVHLKRYYF; this is translated from the exons atggatcctatagatgaagaaaaaacttcatttatatcaaacagagggacttactgttataaagtaatgccctttggtattaaaaatgctggtgcaacatatcaaacactagtgaccaaaatgtttcaaAAACATTTGGGAAAAACTATGGAGgtctatatagatgatatgctcgttAAAAGTCAGCATTCAGGggatcatatatcacacttgtctgataCGTTTCAGATCTTGCGAAGATTCAATATGAAACTAAATCCTAAGAAATGTGAATTCGGTGTatcatcag tgaatcccgcaAAGATTAAGGCCATTAAAGAAATCCCTAACATgcttacaa atcagttcgaatggactgaggaatgtcaacaggcactcaaaaatttgaagacatacttatcaaatccaccattgCTCGCAAAATCAAAGGTTGGGGAAAGACTGCTCATCTACCTTGCTGTCTCAGAAGTAACGGTAAttgctgttttagtccgtgaggaccaag taactgcttatccactacgcaatatattacacaagcatgagttgtcaggtaggttagccaaatgggctatagaattaagtgaatatggcATCACTTACCCGCCTAGAACTGCAATAAAGTTTCAAGTGTTAGCAGATTTCGTG GGTGCAGGTTTaggaattgttttggtaccacctacgggagaaaccattcgacaagccattaagtgtcattctataactaacaatgaagcagagtatgaagctgtgattgaaggtttagaactggcacgggaACTCGGCATTAATCAGATTGTAACCAAAAGTGATTCGCATATTGTGGTTAACCAagtgctggggacttatacaaccagggaagcacgaatgcaACAGTATTTAGAGAAG tactcgatccagataagaatgag caaaacaagtacaggagaaacaccattttcattggtttatagAGCTGAATCTTtgattccagttgagataggagagccaagTACAAGGTTTACACAAGCGTCAGAAGAGTGTAATGACGAAGAAATGTGGATAAATCTTGatctacttgaaggaagaagagaagctgcattaataagaatggcagcacaaaagcaggtcatagaacgatactacaatcgaAAAGCACGCCTTAGATTCTTTAAGATTGGGGACTTCATGCTTAAAAAAgtttttcaatctacaaaggCAGCCAATGCGGGTAAATTAattccaacatgggaaggaccccaTAGAATTCATGATATCGCAGGGAAAAGAGCATACGAACTGGAAAtgatggatggcaagatactaccttcacattggaatactgttcatctgaagagatactacttctaa